The proteins below are encoded in one region of Triticum aestivum cultivar Chinese Spring chromosome 1B, IWGSC CS RefSeq v2.1, whole genome shotgun sequence:
- the LOC123096705 gene encoding uncharacterized protein → MWVLSFFSTPGQEKRTVATPKIQMLCLAAVSGSGKTELRKHETESAGVGNHHRGGRSPHTESTPQDGRKTEIVDEAEETESAEVVDVAKEIEPPRSPWADLEPADGWEPELSSLLGCPGAHGTR, encoded by the exons ATGTGGGTATTGAGTTTCTTCTCAACGCCGGGACAG GAGAAACGAACCGTAGCGACCCCGAAGATTCAAATGCTGTGTCTGGCTGCGGTCAGCGGCTCAGGAAAGACGGAGCTGAGAAAGCACGAGACAGAGTCTGCCGGCGTCGGAAATCATCACCGAGGTGGGCGCAGTCCACATACAGAATCAACCCCCCAGGATGGACGAAAAA CTGAGATAGTGGATGAGGCCGAAGAAACTGAATCAGCTGAGGTAGTGGATGTGGCCAAAGAAATTGAACCACCGCGGTCTCCGTGGGCGGATTTGGAACCTGCTGATGGTTGGGAGCCGGAGCTGTCTAGCCTGCTTGGTTGCCCTGGTGCACATGGTACCCGCTGA